In one window of Desulforhabdus amnigena DNA:
- the meaB gene encoding methylmalonyl Co-A mutase-associated GTPase MeaB — protein sequence MNMDYAKEILQGSPRAVARVMSWLEDEDDRAHACMEQLYPHTGKAYIIGITGSPGAGKSTLTDKLTRTIRKRGLSVGIVAVDPSSPFTGGAVLGDRVRMSELSVDPGVYIRSMATRGFLGGMSKATADVVKVLDAFGKDVIIIETVGVGQDEVDIIGLADTTCLVLVPGLGDGIQSMKAGVMEIADIFVVNKADRPGADQVVAEVSARVDQDRHIKRKLWTPPVVKTIAVEDQGLDDLWQAIDDHRKMLETSGNFLQKRRERICNETLRMIHNEIFRIVREQLQESGQLDNLVTDILEHKRDPYSIMREILGNWLSLPQCHKEAS from the coding sequence ATGAACATGGATTACGCTAAAGAAATCCTGCAAGGTTCTCCTCGGGCGGTAGCGCGTGTGATGAGCTGGCTTGAAGATGAGGATGACAGAGCTCATGCCTGTATGGAGCAGCTCTATCCCCATACTGGGAAAGCTTATATCATAGGCATCACCGGTTCTCCCGGAGCCGGGAAGAGTACTCTTACGGACAAGCTGACCCGCACCATCCGGAAAAGAGGACTTAGCGTAGGTATCGTGGCTGTGGATCCCTCCAGCCCTTTCACCGGCGGGGCGGTACTGGGGGATCGTGTGCGGATGAGCGAACTCAGTGTAGACCCTGGAGTGTACATCCGCAGCATGGCGACACGCGGTTTTCTTGGAGGCATGTCCAAAGCGACGGCGGATGTTGTCAAGGTTTTGGACGCCTTCGGCAAGGATGTGATCATCATTGAAACAGTGGGCGTGGGCCAGGATGAAGTCGATATCATCGGGTTGGCCGACACTACCTGCCTGGTCCTGGTGCCCGGTCTTGGCGACGGAATCCAGAGCATGAAGGCCGGTGTCATGGAAATCGCCGACATTTTCGTGGTGAACAAGGCGGATCGACCGGGAGCGGACCAGGTCGTAGCCGAGGTTTCTGCCCGTGTCGATCAGGACAGGCACATCAAGAGAAAACTCTGGACTCCTCCCGTGGTGAAGACCATCGCAGTGGAAGACCAGGGGTTGGATGATTTATGGCAGGCCATTGATGACCACAGAAAAATGTTGGAAACCAGCGGCAATTTCCTGCAGAAACGCCGGGAACGCATTTGCAATGAAACCCTGCGCATGATCCACAACGAGATTTTCCGCATCGTGCGAGAGCAATTGCAAGAGAGCGGGCAATTGGATAATCTGGTGACGGATATACTGGAACACAAACGCGACCCATACAGTATCATGCGAGAGATATTAGGAAATTGGCTTTCACTTCCCCAATGTCACAAGGAGGCATCATGA
- the mce gene encoding methylmalonyl-CoA epimerase, translating to MKVLRVDHIGIAVKSIEDSKKLYSDILGLLHAGSETVAEQKVTTAFFPVGDTEIELLESTAPDGPIGKYIEKKGEGIQHIAFRVDNIEKALEELKAKGVKLIDETPRKGAGGAKIAFLHPKSTFGVLVELSERE from the coding sequence ATGAAGGTTTTAAGAGTGGATCATATCGGAATCGCAGTGAAAAGCATCGAAGACAGCAAGAAACTCTATAGCGACATTCTCGGTCTGCTCCATGCCGGCAGTGAAACCGTAGCAGAACAAAAGGTGACCACCGCCTTCTTTCCCGTAGGCGATACGGAAATCGAGCTCCTGGAATCCACCGCCCCCGACGGCCCCATCGGCAAATATATCGAAAAAAAGGGCGAAGGCATTCAGCACATTGCTTTCAGGGTGGATAATATTGAAAAAGCCCTGGAGGAACTCAAGGCCAAGGGAGTCAAACTGATCGATGAAACTCCGAGGAAAGGCGCAGGCGGAGCGAAAATCGCTTTTCTGCACCCCAAATCCACCTTCGGTGTTTTGGTGGAACTTTCCGAAAGAGAATAA
- a CDS encoding Do family serine endopeptidase, translating to MPVEGPKHFGCNLRISFFLCLFVLGVLMTFMSVPVRGEDAQKGAVDLVTAIEQVAKETIPSVVHIEVTERQEIANPLFPFENDPFFQYFFGHHKMPKKFQRELVGIGTGMILDTEGHILTNNHVVGGATKIQVLLADGRLYTDKAVKMVGTDPKTDLAVIQIVEKGTLPHVTLGDSDKVGVGQWVVAIGHPRGLDQTVTQGIISAKHRQGISDPSSYEDFLQTDAAINPGNSGGPLLNLQGEVIGVNAAIMSESGGFEGLGFAIPSNMASHIVKELLTHGKVIRGWIGLSIQDLTPELAQSFKLPNNKGALVADVIKGGPAAQAGIQRGDIIVDYEGKPVEDASSFRNEVAITPVGQEVKLTVLRGGNKQDVKVKIGSQEEQDKVLQATLKTRLGVVVRALTSKEAEQYGLSSQQGVLIVSVDASGPLGKVGFEKGDVILKINNQPVEGPDDLAALLDTLPAHQRINILAVDHRTGQSGYVPVTLP from the coding sequence ATGCCAGTCGAAGGCCCCAAACATTTTGGTTGTAATTTGAGGATCTCTTTTTTTCTTTGTTTGTTTGTTTTGGGTGTGCTCATGACTTTCATGTCTGTTCCAGTGCGGGGAGAAGATGCGCAAAAAGGGGCGGTCGATCTCGTCACCGCAATCGAACAGGTCGCCAAGGAAACCATCCCATCTGTGGTTCACATCGAGGTTACTGAGCGCCAGGAAATCGCAAACCCTCTTTTCCCATTTGAAAACGATCCGTTTTTTCAGTATTTTTTCGGACATCACAAGATGCCTAAGAAGTTTCAGCGGGAGTTGGTGGGAATTGGAACCGGAATGATCCTCGATACGGAAGGGCACATCCTCACCAACAACCATGTCGTGGGAGGAGCAACCAAAATACAGGTTCTTCTCGCAGACGGCAGGCTGTATACGGACAAAGCGGTCAAGATGGTGGGGACAGATCCGAAGACGGATCTGGCGGTGATACAGATCGTGGAAAAGGGAACCCTTCCCCATGTGACCCTGGGGGATTCGGACAAGGTCGGAGTAGGGCAATGGGTCGTGGCCATCGGACATCCCAGGGGGCTTGATCAGACGGTCACACAGGGTATCATCAGCGCCAAGCACCGCCAGGGCATTTCCGACCCGAGCAGCTATGAGGACTTCCTGCAGACCGATGCGGCCATCAATCCGGGTAACAGCGGAGGACCGCTTTTGAATCTTCAGGGAGAGGTGATCGGAGTCAACGCAGCCATCATGTCTGAATCGGGTGGTTTTGAAGGACTCGGATTTGCTATCCCGAGTAACATGGCTTCTCACATCGTAAAAGAGTTGCTTACCCATGGAAAGGTCATCCGCGGCTGGATCGGCCTCAGCATTCAAGATCTGACCCCCGAGCTGGCTCAATCCTTCAAACTGCCCAACAACAAGGGCGCCCTGGTTGCAGATGTCATCAAAGGGGGGCCGGCAGCTCAGGCAGGCATCCAACGAGGCGATATTATCGTCGACTATGAAGGCAAACCCGTAGAAGATGCTTCCTCGTTTCGAAACGAAGTGGCCATCACACCCGTTGGACAAGAGGTCAAACTGACGGTTCTGCGCGGTGGAAACAAACAGGATGTCAAGGTTAAAATCGGCAGCCAGGAAGAGCAGGACAAGGTGCTTCAAGCCACTCTAAAAACCCGTCTGGGGGTTGTGGTTCGAGCGCTCACTTCAAAGGAAGCGGAACAATATGGCCTCAGCTCCCAGCAAGGTGTGTTGATCGTCTCGGTTGACGCCAGCGGACCTTTGGGAAAGGTGGGATTTGAAAAGGGAGATGTGATTCTGAAGATCAATAATCAGCCCGTGGAGGGCCCCGACGATCTTGCAGCCTTGCTGGATACTCTCCCGGCCCACCAGCGAATCAATATTCTTGCAGTGGATCACAGAACAGGTCAGAGCGGCTATGTTCCCGTGACGCTCCCTTAA
- a CDS encoding cobalamin B12-binding domain-containing protein, giving the protein MAKKIKIIVAKPGLDGHDRGAKLLSRIFAEAGMEVVYTGLRQTPEMIVETALQEDADVVGLSSLSGVHNYFFPKVVELLRAKGLNDVLVVGGGIIPLEDYDGLKKAGMSAIFGPGTPTTEIVDFIQKNVRAR; this is encoded by the coding sequence ATGGCAAAGAAGATAAAGATAATCGTTGCAAAACCCGGTCTGGACGGACATGACCGTGGAGCCAAGCTTTTGTCAAGAATATTTGCAGAAGCCGGAATGGAAGTTGTTTATACAGGGCTGCGTCAAACTCCCGAGATGATCGTTGAAACGGCGCTCCAGGAAGATGCCGATGTTGTGGGCCTGAGCAGTCTTTCGGGTGTGCACAACTATTTCTTCCCCAAAGTGGTTGAACTCCTTCGCGCGAAGGGATTGAACGACGTTTTGGTCGTCGGTGGCGGCATCATTCCCCTGGAAGATTACGATGGGCTGAAGAAGGCCGGCATGAGCGCCATCTTCGGACCGGGAACTCCCACCACGGAAATCGTGGACTTTATTCAGAAGAACGTCCGCGCTCGTTAG
- a CDS encoding class I SAM-dependent methyltransferase → MSELDQLMAQIKGKYDVEVVPLKIGDKVIKLLQLRDFEEYIENLVHSESVGIMDLPFWAKVWDSSFLLAYFLGKRPVVLGQRVLEIGAGIGVVGIYAALCGHKVTITDINEDALLFARANVLLNGAAQAQVQKLDWNEENLPEPYDVIVGSEVVYDRKSYPLLVDFLKRALAPEGMIFLAKNADLHAPKFFVELTKYFEFKQTTQTLGAGEDAQQISLYAIRRKQNKVDEGN, encoded by the coding sequence ATGTCCGAGTTGGATCAATTGATGGCACAGATCAAAGGCAAGTATGATGTGGAAGTCGTTCCATTGAAGATCGGGGATAAGGTAATCAAGCTCTTGCAGCTCAGGGATTTTGAAGAATACATTGAAAATCTGGTCCATTCAGAGTCTGTCGGCATCATGGATCTCCCTTTTTGGGCCAAGGTCTGGGATTCTAGTTTTCTGCTGGCTTACTTTTTGGGTAAGCGTCCCGTGGTGCTTGGACAACGCGTGCTGGAAATCGGCGCCGGTATCGGAGTGGTAGGTATTTATGCAGCTCTTTGCGGCCATAAAGTGACGATCACGGACATCAATGAAGATGCTCTTCTCTTCGCTCGCGCCAACGTCCTGCTGAACGGTGCCGCTCAAGCCCAGGTTCAGAAGTTGGACTGGAACGAAGAAAATCTTCCCGAGCCTTATGACGTGATTGTGGGATCCGAAGTGGTTTATGATCGAAAGAGCTATCCACTCCTGGTTGACTTCCTGAAGAGAGCCCTGGCGCCGGAGGGTATGATTTTTTTGGCCAAGAATGCGGACCTGCATGCTCCCAAGTTTTTTGTGGAACTGACGAAATACTTTGAATTCAAGCAGACGACCCAGACCTTGGGGGCCGGTGAAGATGCGCAGCAAATCAGCCTTTACGCTATTCGGCGCAAGCAAAACAAGGTGGATGAAGGAAACTGA
- a CDS encoding alpha/beta hydrolase, with protein sequence MDSEAISIATSVGALAADVHFPEVLPAPVVVCCHGMLSSKDSMKYISIGQAFREAGIAVLRFDFSGCGESEASPQPNLITSRIRDLQAVLEYVESAHWAKGPTGLLGSSMGGYIALLTAASLEHEIRSVVCWASPFDLTKIHGAREIQENHRQILPGGVGIGLPLNLRSMAPVSGVLVIHGQEDEIVPWEDALDIYRQASEPRRVVVMRSADHRFLDPDLRWMATRLSLEWFLDHGFSSKPAGIA encoded by the coding sequence ATGGACTCAGAGGCCATTTCCATTGCGACGTCAGTCGGTGCCCTCGCTGCCGATGTGCATTTTCCGGAAGTCCTTCCTGCCCCGGTAGTGGTTTGCTGTCATGGAATGCTCAGTTCCAAAGACAGCATGAAATACATTTCCATCGGCCAGGCCTTCCGAGAGGCTGGTATAGCTGTCCTTCGGTTCGATTTTTCGGGTTGCGGGGAAAGTGAGGCTTCGCCGCAACCGAACCTTATCACTTCGAGGATCCGCGATCTGCAGGCCGTTTTGGAGTATGTCGAAAGTGCGCACTGGGCAAAGGGTCCCACTGGATTGTTGGGCTCCAGCATGGGCGGGTATATCGCTTTACTCACAGCTGCATCCCTGGAACATGAAATTCGAAGTGTTGTCTGCTGGGCCAGCCCCTTCGATCTGACAAAGATCCATGGCGCGCGGGAGATCCAGGAAAATCACAGACAGATTTTACCCGGGGGGGTGGGTATCGGGCTTCCCTTGAATTTGAGATCCATGGCGCCGGTGTCGGGTGTTCTTGTGATTCACGGACAAGAGGATGAAATCGTTCCGTGGGAAGATGCACTCGATATTTACAGGCAGGCTTCAGAGCCCAGGCGTGTGGTGGTGATGAGGAGCGCCGATCACAGGTTCCTTGATCCCGATTTGCGTTGGATGGCCACGAGATTGAGTCTGGAGTGGTTCCTCGATCACGGGTTTTCCTCAAAGCCTGCCGGTATTGCGTGA
- a CDS encoding PaaI family thioesterase, with protein sequence MKKFVSQDENYELRVRESFSKQNLMKTIGATLTKVLPGEVEISLEFRDDLTQQHGFVHAGIVATLADTACGYAAFSLMAPDAAVLTVEYKINLLSPAVGESLIACGKVTKPGRTLTVCSGDVFALKDGEKKMVAAMIATMMSLRGREGLVG encoded by the coding sequence ATGAAGAAATTTGTCTCTCAAGATGAGAACTACGAATTGCGAGTGCGAGAGAGCTTCTCGAAACAGAATCTGATGAAAACCATTGGAGCGACTCTCACGAAGGTGCTGCCGGGGGAAGTGGAAATCTCTCTTGAATTTCGAGACGATTTGACCCAACAGCATGGCTTCGTCCATGCCGGGATTGTTGCCACCCTTGCCGATACCGCCTGTGGCTATGCCGCATTCAGCCTGATGGCTCCTGATGCGGCGGTGCTCACCGTAGAGTACAAAATTAACCTGCTCTCACCTGCCGTAGGGGAATCATTGATTGCATGTGGAAAGGTGACCAAACCGGGACGCACCCTCACAGTGTGCTCAGGAGATGTATTTGCCTTGAAAGATGGAGAGAAGAAAATGGTAGCCGCCATGATCGCCACAATGATGAGCCTTCGTGGTCGGGAAGGGTTGGTGGGGTGA